The following are encoded together in the Erwinia sp. E602 genome:
- the rfaH gene encoding transcription/translation regulatory transformer protein RfaH produces the protein MESWYLLYCKRGQLLRAKEHLERQAVHCLSPMIAMEKTVRGKVTEVSEPLFPNYLFIEFDPESIHTTTISATRGVSHFIRFGNQPAQVPVGVIEALQDRPLHEVLPDAELPQPGDTVLITSGAFEGLQAIFSEPDGEARSMLLLNLLNKQVVRSIGNRQFQKI, from the coding sequence ATGGAATCCTGGTATCTTCTTTACTGCAAACGAGGCCAGCTGCTACGCGCGAAAGAGCATCTTGAGCGCCAGGCGGTGCATTGCCTCAGCCCGATGATCGCGATGGAAAAAACGGTGCGCGGCAAAGTCACCGAGGTCAGTGAACCTCTGTTTCCTAACTATCTGTTTATTGAATTCGACCCGGAATCTATTCATACCACCACCATCAGCGCCACGCGTGGGGTCAGCCATTTCATCCGCTTTGGCAATCAGCCGGCGCAGGTGCCGGTCGGGGTGATTGAAGCGCTGCAGGATCGGCCGCTGCATGAAGTCCTGCCCGATGCGGAGCTGCCGCAGCCTGGAGATACGGTGCTGATCACCTCGGGAGCCTTTGAGGGGTTACAGGCGATCTTTAGCGAACCAGACGGCGAGGCCCGCTCCATGCTGCTGCTAAACCTGCTTAACAAGCAGGTGGTACGCAGCATTGGTAACCGGCAGTTCCAGAAGATTTAA
- the tatD gene encoding 3'-5' ssDNA/RNA exonuclease TatD, which produces MFDIGVNLTSTQFAKDREQVIKRAREAGVTGMLITGTNALESQQAQSLARQHPDYCWSTAGVHPHHASEWSAETAGTLKRLAESPQVVAIGECGLDFNRNFSEPEQQAYAFEAQLALAVELGLPVFLHCREAHDRFVEILAPWLPQLPAAVLHCFTGTRAELEACLALGLSIGITGWVCDERRGQELRELMPLIPAERLLLETDAPWLLPRDMRPRPASRRNEPCFLPHIVQQVALLRGEETSELGGITADNARRLFRL; this is translated from the coding sequence ATGTTTGATATTGGTGTAAACCTGACCAGCACCCAGTTTGCGAAAGACCGTGAACAGGTGATAAAGCGCGCCCGCGAGGCAGGCGTCACCGGCATGTTAATTACCGGTACCAACGCGCTGGAGAGCCAGCAGGCACAGAGCCTGGCACGCCAGCATCCTGACTACTGCTGGTCGACGGCGGGGGTGCATCCGCATCACGCCAGTGAATGGTCGGCAGAAACCGCCGGTACCTTAAAGCGGCTGGCGGAGAGCCCACAGGTGGTGGCGATCGGCGAGTGCGGCCTGGACTTTAACCGTAACTTCTCCGAGCCTGAGCAGCAGGCCTACGCGTTTGAGGCCCAGCTGGCGCTGGCCGTCGAGCTCGGCCTGCCGGTATTCCTGCACTGTCGGGAAGCGCATGACCGTTTTGTTGAGATCCTGGCACCCTGGCTACCGCAGCTGCCAGCCGCGGTGCTGCACTGCTTTACCGGGACGCGCGCAGAGCTTGAAGCCTGCCTGGCGCTGGGGCTGTCGATCGGCATTACCGGCTGGGTCTGCGATGAGCGGCGCGGCCAGGAGCTGCGTGAACTGATGCCGCTGATCCCGGCAGAGCGGCTGTTGCTTGAGACCGATGCGCCCTGGCTGCTGCCGCGCGATATGCGTCCGCGTCCCGCTTCGCGGCGTAATGAGCCCTGCTTCCTGCCGCATATCGTGCAGCAGGTGGCGCTGTTACGGGGTGAAGAGACCAGTGAGCTGGGTGGGATCACCGCTGATAATGCGCGGCGGTTATTCCGTCTGTAG